A DNA window from Pseudoalteromonas marina contains the following coding sequences:
- a CDS encoding SGNH/GDSL hydrolase family protein, whose translation MKKSILCFGDSNTWGLNPATGKRFVEKVRWPSVLAERLGDQFAIIEAGQPNRTLVNNPPFNGDLSGVSYLKPLLEAHSLTAIVIALGTNDLKKRFKLTPEQIGNGLANLIGGIEGFYEGYKQPKLIILSPPYVSCVGQYKHVYEGAPSKNLALSKEFENVACIKNANFYDLQKIVSVSPIDGVHIEANSHAKIAGLVCNLINEVDA comes from the coding sequence ATGAAAAAATCTATTTTATGTTTTGGTGACTCAAATACGTGGGGATTAAACCCCGCAACGGGAAAGCGTTTTGTGGAAAAAGTAAGGTGGCCGTCGGTATTAGCAGAAAGGCTAGGTGACCAATTTGCTATTATAGAAGCAGGGCAGCCTAATCGTACGCTTGTGAATAATCCACCATTTAATGGGGACTTATCGGGGGTAAGTTATTTAAAACCGCTTTTAGAAGCGCACTCTTTGACTGCTATAGTGATAGCCCTTGGTACTAACGATTTAAAAAAGCGCTTTAAATTAACGCCTGAGCAAATAGGGAATGGCTTAGCAAATTTAATAGGCGGTATTGAAGGGTTTTACGAGGGTTATAAACAACCTAAGCTCATAATATTGAGCCCACCCTATGTTAGTTGTGTAGGGCAATATAAGCATGTTTACGAGGGCGCACCGAGTAAAAACCTAGCTTTGAGTAAAGAGTTTGAAAATGTAGCGTGTATTAAAAATGCCAACTTTTATGATTTACAAAAAATCGTTTCTGTTTCACCCATTGATGGGGTACATATAGAAGCCAATAGCCATGCTAAAATAGCGGGTTTAGTGTGTAATTTAATAAATGAAGTTGATGCTTAA
- a CDS encoding EAL domain-containing protein, translated as MKKYQQKSLIAVLTGVLVFVVGSLVLLYFAGQKLAAVIHKDAKQIVNHIDAAVSERRQILFPLNALNFSECSDENLLEMRRALFDAKYVVDIGFFKNNQLVCTTGSGVLKTPINDRTPDYIRNNLESKNDNNIRVRFEPNLRILLFEERIMQVVIVRQGNYNLIMDTAAISRSNIAAPYWEITYKTGSDSFHLAGKSGLSKELASHKQIPFETALMCSDKNTGYCVAVRTPWSEFFADNQFLLIISLILTCLTGVSSALIVDYQIAARRSTNNRVRKGLTKGSFYWTYQPIICLHTGKVIGCEVLARFEDKYGPLYPDEFIPVIRKNNLTWSFTQAMVAKVLKELTELDDLPTGFKVSINIFPCDVELGNVSLLTQEPALINSRFIICLEITEDEYLDTSIAHAHFRTLVDSGFNLSLDDFGTGYSNLRNLQNLSFHQLKIDRTFVQDIATQGLKASMIPNIMELVRKFNYTCVAEGIETTEQEAMLKSAGVHYGQGWKYGRPMKVDKFKRYIAQQTL; from the coding sequence ATGAAAAAATACCAACAAAAGTCATTAATTGCAGTTTTAACCGGTGTTTTGGTTTTTGTAGTGGGTAGCCTAGTTTTATTGTATTTTGCGGGGCAAAAATTAGCGGCTGTAATACATAAAGATGCAAAGCAAATTGTTAACCACATAGACGCTGCTGTAAGCGAGCGACGCCAAATTCTTTTTCCTTTAAATGCATTAAACTTCTCTGAGTGTAGCGACGAAAACTTACTTGAAATGCGGCGTGCACTTTTTGATGCCAAGTATGTTGTAGATATCGGCTTTTTTAAAAATAACCAGCTTGTTTGTACCACAGGTTCGGGTGTACTAAAAACCCCAATAAACGATAGAACCCCCGACTATATTCGTAACAATCTTGAAAGTAAAAACGACAATAACATCAGAGTTCGGTTTGAGCCAAACTTAAGAATTTTACTTTTTGAAGAACGAATAATGCAGGTCGTGATAGTTAGGCAGGGTAACTATAATTTAATTATGGATACTGCAGCCATTAGTCGCAGTAACATTGCAGCACCGTACTGGGAAATAACGTATAAAACGGGTTCTGATTCATTTCATTTGGCAGGTAAAAGCGGCTTGAGTAAAGAGCTTGCAAGCCACAAACAAATACCGTTTGAAACCGCACTTATGTGCAGCGATAAAAATACAGGATATTGCGTTGCGGTTAGAACGCCATGGAGTGAGTTTTTCGCTGACAATCAATTTTTGCTGATTATTTCTCTTATATTAACCTGCCTAACGGGTGTGTCGAGCGCGCTAATAGTGGATTATCAAATTGCCGCTCGTCGCTCTACTAATAATAGAGTGCGTAAAGGCTTAACAAAGGGCTCATTTTATTGGACTTACCAACCTATTATTTGTTTGCACACAGGTAAAGTAATTGGTTGTGAGGTGCTAGCTCGCTTTGAAGACAAATACGGGCCACTTTACCCCGATGAGTTTATTCCGGTGATACGAAAAAATAATTTAACGTGGTCGTTTACTCAAGCAATGGTAGCGAAAGTACTTAAAGAGCTTACAGAGTTGGACGATTTACCAACGGGTTTTAAGGTGTCTATTAATATATTTCCTTGTGATGTAGAGCTTGGAAATGTATCGCTGTTGACACAAGAACCTGCACTTATTAATTCACGCTTTATTATTTGCCTAGAAATAACCGAAGACGAGTACCTCGATACTAGCATTGCACATGCTCATTTTAGAACGCTGGTTGATTCTGGATTTAATTTGTCGCTGGATGATTTTGGTACTGGCTATTCTAATTTAAGAAATTTACAAAATTTAAGTTTCCACCAGTTAAAAATAGACCGAACTTTTGTACAAGATATAGCCACGCAAGGTTTAAAGGCGTCTATGATCCCTAATATAATGGAGTTAGTGCGTAAGTTTAATTACACCTGTGTAGCTGAAGGAATAGAAACAACTGAGCAAGAAGCTATGTTAAAAAGCGCGGGTGTACATTATGGGCAAGGTTGGAAATACGGCCGGCCAATGAAGGTCGATAAATTTAAACGGTATATAGCACAGCAAACGCTTTAA
- a CDS encoding helix-turn-helix transcriptional regulator: MLKPHTVFVKTTFQSSFHCESYTIILKTMQAIFGDIKMDDALPKPDARDKFDLYLIDGAKNNWLDLLPADLLCLAKKHKVVLFNVEQEAVCEKNLLLNHVNGVFYKSDAPEVIFKGLVRVTSDELWFTRKVISKAFSDILLVASSFNSLKDDITLKQDDYAHLTKREKSVIHLIAQGASNNTIADKLNISDHTVKTHLYSAFKKTNSRNRVELANWAQRYVAVLLPMSK; the protein is encoded by the coding sequence ATGCTAAAACCGCACACCGTATTTGTTAAAACCACCTTTCAATCTTCATTTCACTGTGAAAGTTACACAATTATATTAAAAACTATGCAGGCTATTTTTGGTGATATAAAAATGGATGATGCATTGCCTAAACCTGACGCGCGCGACAAGTTTGATTTATATTTAATTGATGGTGCTAAAAATAACTGGCTTGATTTATTACCTGCTGATTTACTTTGTTTAGCAAAAAAGCATAAGGTTGTTTTATTTAATGTTGAGCAAGAGGCTGTTTGCGAAAAAAACTTACTATTAAATCATGTTAATGGTGTTTTTTATAAATCGGATGCGCCAGAAGTTATTTTTAAGGGGTTAGTTAGGGTCACATCCGATGAACTGTGGTTTACCCGAAAAGTAATTTCTAAAGCATTTAGTGATATTTTATTAGTTGCTTCTTCTTTTAACTCTTTAAAAGACGATATTACTTTAAAGCAAGACGATTATGCTCACCTGACCAAACGCGAAAAGTCGGTTATCCATTTAATTGCTCAAGGCGCGAGTAATAACACGATCGCGGATAAACTTAATATAAGTGATCACACAGTAAAAACTCATTTGTATAGTGCCTTCAAAAAAACAAATTCACGAAATAGAGTAGAGCTTGCAAACTGGGCCCAGCGTTATGTAGCAGTATTATTACCTATGAGTAAGTAG
- a CDS encoding CsgG/HfaB family protein: MKKIITVAILLLLSGCSTLGKLIPPSQQNAMSLEPTEIFSDLKNLPKPAGSIPVSVYSFRDQTGQYKPQTNVSSFSTAVTQGANSILVQALHESDWFTPVEREGLQNILTERKIIRAAQSENPNSVELPPLTTAKIILEGGIISYDTNVKTGGLGMEYFGIGASELYREDAISIYLRAVDVRTGQVLLSVATSKKVLSQEMRAGFFRYVSYKRLAEAEGGFSDNEPMSICVTQAIEKALTDLVTKGIDKGLWAQKAA; this comes from the coding sequence ATGAAAAAAATAATAACAGTAGCAATACTATTACTGCTAAGCGGTTGCTCAACATTAGGCAAATTAATTCCACCGTCACAACAAAATGCAATGAGCCTTGAGCCAACAGAAATATTCAGCGATCTAAAAAACTTACCAAAGCCAGCAGGCAGTATACCGGTTTCAGTTTACTCATTTAGAGATCAAACAGGTCAATACAAACCCCAAACAAATGTAAGCTCTTTTTCTACTGCCGTAACACAAGGCGCTAATTCTATTTTAGTACAAGCGCTTCATGAATCAGACTGGTTTACACCGGTTGAACGAGAAGGTCTGCAAAATATATTAACTGAAAGAAAAATTATTCGGGCAGCCCAATCAGAAAACCCAAACAGTGTTGAACTTCCTCCATTAACCACCGCTAAAATAATTTTAGAAGGCGGTATTATTAGCTACGATACCAACGTAAAAACCGGTGGTTTAGGGATGGAGTACTTTGGTATTGGCGCCTCTGAGCTTTATAGAGAAGATGCTATTTCAATATATTTACGCGCCGTAGACGTACGAACAGGCCAAGTGCTATTGAGCGTTGCCACCAGCAAAAAAGTACTAAGCCAAGAAATGAGAGCAGGCTTTTTTAGATATGTAAGCTACAAGCGCCTTGCCGAAGCCGAAGGTGGCTTTAGCGACAACGAACCCATGAGTATATGTGTTACTCAAGCAATAGAAAAAGCACTGACCGACCTAGTTACAAAGGGCATTGATAAAGGCTTATGGGCTCAAAAAGCAGCTTAA